In a genomic window of Pseudomonas oryzihabitans:
- a CDS encoding (2Fe-2S)-binding protein: MAAIELRVNGETRPLDVDPRMPLLDALRDELGLKGPKFGCGLGECGACTVLADGKPVRACLLPAASFVGRELLTLEGLGTPEAPHALQQAFIEEQAAQCGYCIPGMVMTARALLERVPEPSDAQIRQALAANFCGCGTHYRILRAVKRAAVLLRDGGKAPA; the protein is encoded by the coding sequence GTGGCGGCCATTGAACTCAGGGTCAACGGCGAGACGCGCCCACTCGACGTCGATCCGCGCATGCCCTTGCTGGATGCCCTGCGTGACGAGCTGGGTCTCAAGGGACCGAAGTTCGGCTGTGGTCTGGGCGAATGCGGAGCCTGCACGGTGTTGGCGGATGGCAAGCCGGTGCGGGCCTGTCTGCTGCCGGCGGCGTCCTTCGTCGGTCGAGAGCTGCTGACCCTGGAAGGCTTGGGTACGCCCGAGGCGCCCCATGCCTTGCAGCAGGCCTTTATCGAAGAGCAGGCGGCGCAGTGCGGCTATTGCATCCCCGGCATGGTGATGACCGCCCGAGCGCTACTCGAGCGCGTGCCCGAGCCGAGCGATGCCCAGATCCGCCAGGCGCTGGCGGCTAATTTCTGCGGTTGTGGCACTCACTATCGCATCCTGCGTGCGGTGAAGCGGGCGGCTGTGTTGCTGCGCGACGGCGGGAAGGCTCCGGCATGA
- the cbiB gene encoding adenosylcobinamide-phosphate synthase CbiB gives MMLAFAVVCGMLLDLLFGEPRRAHPLVLFGRFADSLEARFNPGGRGWRSHGVMAWSLAVLPWVLLTALLCQIGWLAWIIQPLALYLAVGLRSLGEHAEPVARALQRNNLPEARQRVGYLVSRETGELDETAVARAATESVLENGSDAVFAALFWFALLGAPGVVLYRLANTLDAMWGYRTPRLERFGWAAARLDDVLNYIPARLVALTYAGLGRFWNAIECWRTQAPLWDSPNAGPVMAAGAGALGVSLGGAARYHGEWHERPLLGRGPAPTFLAITRALKLVRRGAWLWTALIALGGLLLA, from the coding sequence ATGATGCTGGCTTTCGCGGTCGTCTGCGGCATGCTGCTCGATCTGCTCTTCGGCGAACCGCGCCGGGCGCATCCCCTGGTCCTGTTCGGCCGTTTCGCCGACAGCCTCGAAGCCCGCTTCAATCCCGGTGGGCGCGGCTGGCGCAGCCACGGGGTGATGGCCTGGAGCCTGGCGGTACTGCCCTGGGTGTTGCTCACCGCCTTGCTCTGCCAGATCGGCTGGCTGGCCTGGATCATCCAGCCCCTGGCGCTCTACCTGGCCGTGGGACTGCGCAGCCTGGGCGAGCACGCCGAGCCAGTGGCGCGCGCCCTGCAACGCAACAACCTGCCCGAGGCGCGGCAGCGGGTTGGCTATCTGGTCAGCCGCGAGACCGGCGAACTGGACGAGACCGCCGTCGCTCGCGCCGCCACCGAATCGGTGCTGGAAAACGGTAGCGATGCCGTCTTCGCCGCGTTGTTCTGGTTCGCCCTGCTCGGCGCGCCGGGCGTGGTGCTCTATCGCCTGGCCAATACCCTGGACGCCATGTGGGGCTATCGGACTCCACGCTTGGAGCGGTTCGGCTGGGCTGCGGCGCGGCTGGACGACGTCCTCAACTATATTCCGGCCCGCCTGGTCGCCCTGACCTATGCCGGCCTTGGTCGCTTCTGGAATGCCATCGAATGCTGGCGCACTCAGGCGCCGCTGTGGGACAGCCCCAACGCCGGTCCGGTGATGGCGGCGGGTGCCGGCGCCCTGGGGGTGAGCCTGGGTGGGGCGGCGCGCTATCATGGTGAGTGGCACGAGCGTCCCTTGCTCGGCCGCGGCCCGGCACCGACCTTTCTGGCCATCACCCGCGCGCTGAAGCTGGTCCGCCGGGGCGCCTGGCTGTGGACTGCCTTGATCGCCCTGGGAGGATTGCTACTTGCTTGA
- a CDS encoding C40 family peptidase, which translates to MPHAARLGLYCAFLLLAACAGSPPQAPAPAPVVSRPMLESQAQAANDVLFRAIGLVGTPYRYGGNTPAGGFDCSGLIGYVYRDAAGVTLPRSTRELISLGSPNVARNALQPGDLIFFATAGGREVSHAGIYVGEGRFVHAPRTGGTVRLDSLAKPYWQKSYLQAKRVLVTPSLAGGY; encoded by the coding sequence ATGCCGCATGCGGCTCGCCTAGGATTGTATTGCGCCTTTCTGTTGCTGGCCGCCTGCGCCGGCAGCCCGCCCCAGGCACCCGCTCCAGCACCGGTCGTCTCCCGGCCCATGCTAGAGAGCCAAGCCCAGGCGGCCAACGATGTGCTGTTCCGCGCCATCGGTCTAGTCGGCACGCCTTATCGCTATGGTGGCAATACCCCTGCGGGTGGTTTCGATTGCAGTGGTCTGATCGGCTACGTGTATCGCGATGCGGCGGGTGTGACCTTGCCGCGTTCGACCCGCGAGCTGATCAGCCTGGGGTCGCCCAACGTGGCGCGTAACGCCTTGCAGCCCGGTGACCTGATCTTCTTCGCCACCGCGGGCGGGCGCGAGGTGAGTCACGCCGGCATCTACGTAGGGGAGGGGCGTTTCGTCCATGCACCTCGTACCGGCGGTACGGTGCGGCTGGACAGTCTGGCCAAGCCCTACTGGCAGAAGAGCTACCTGCAGGCCAAGCGGGTACTGGTCACGCCGAGCCTCGCCGGCGGCTATTGA
- a CDS encoding c-type cytochrome: MRSFALPCLAGVLLLGSAGLARADEAELARGEYLTRLGNCQGCHTRPDGAPFAGGVAFDTPFGRLYSSNITPDRQHGLGDWTAEQFRRALHEGLGRDGEQLYPAFPYTAYTRLSDADVAAIFAFLRIQRPVPYAPPANALRFPFDQRALIRGWKWLNFTPGPLPAVADAQVARGAYLAEAVGHCQECHTPRTWSQGLDSGRAYAGATQQGWTAWNLTTDPRGLGGWSDAKLASYLREGHQRGEAVAAGPMAEVVSGGTRYLNDADLGALIAYLRTLPAQPGAVPARAEVQPPGEAGTLSAAEAESAALLQSACASCHAPDDRGPAGPYPRSFSNYSAVRDPTGTNLIRVLLDGLDRQGRTEHAFMPAYRDLLSDSQIADLATYIGRRFGGHAADIRPEDVGAAREREK; the protein is encoded by the coding sequence ATGAGATCCTTTGCCCTGCCGTGTCTGGCGGGGGTGCTGCTTCTGGGTTCCGCTGGGCTGGCCCGCGCAGACGAGGCTGAGCTGGCTCGTGGTGAATACCTCACTCGCCTGGGTAACTGCCAAGGCTGCCATACCCGTCCCGATGGCGCGCCCTTCGCGGGCGGGGTCGCTTTCGATACGCCGTTCGGCCGCCTCTATTCGAGCAACATCACGCCGGATCGTCAGCACGGACTCGGTGACTGGACGGCGGAGCAGTTTCGCCGGGCGCTGCACGAGGGGCTCGGCCGCGACGGCGAGCAGCTCTATCCGGCCTTTCCCTACACGGCCTATACCCGCCTGAGCGACGCAGACGTCGCCGCCATCTTCGCCTTCCTGCGGATCCAGCGGCCGGTGCCCTATGCGCCGCCCGCCAATGCGTTGCGCTTTCCCTTCGACCAACGGGCGCTGATCCGCGGCTGGAAGTGGTTGAATTTCACGCCGGGTCCGCTGCCGGCCGTTGCGGATGCGCAGGTGGCCCGGGGCGCCTATTTGGCCGAAGCGGTGGGGCATTGCCAGGAATGTCATACCCCTCGTACCTGGAGCCAGGGCCTCGACAGCGGCCGCGCCTATGCCGGGGCGACCCAGCAGGGCTGGACCGCCTGGAATCTTACGACCGACCCGCGCGGCCTAGGCGGTTGGAGCGATGCCAAGCTCGCCAGCTATCTGCGCGAAGGCCATCAACGTGGCGAGGCGGTGGCGGCGGGCCCCATGGCCGAGGTGGTGAGCGGTGGTACCCGCTATCTGAACGACGCCGATCTCGGCGCCCTGATCGCCTACCTGCGCACCTTGCCGGCTCAGCCTGGCGCGGTGCCGGCGCGGGCGGAAGTACAGCCGCCGGGCGAAGCCGGGACGCTCAGTGCCGCCGAAGCGGAGAGCGCCGCGTTACTGCAGTCGGCTTGCGCCAGCTGCCATGCGCCGGATGATCGCGGGCCGGCCGGGCCGTACCCGCGTTCCTTCAGTAATTATTCGGCGGTGCGCGATCCCACGGGGACCAATCTGATCCGGGTGCTGCTCGACGGACTCGACCGCCAGGGACGCACCGAGCATGCCTTCATGCCAGCCTATCGGGATCTGCTCAGCGACAGCCAGATTGCCGATCTGGCCACCTACATCGGCCGCCGCTTCGGCGGCCATGCCGCCGACATCCGTCCCGAGGACGTGGGGGCGGCACGGGAACGGGAGAAATAG
- a CDS encoding four-helix bundle copper-binding protein, translating into MTDSTLAACIKACLDCAAACESCASACLGEANLDMMRDCIRLDRDCADACCLAATFMQRNSDRIAEACALCLATCRACAAECGKHKAEHCQACARACEACAEACAAMAA; encoded by the coding sequence ATGACCGATTCCACCCTCGCCGCCTGCATCAAGGCCTGCCTCGACTGCGCTGCTGCCTGCGAAAGCTGCGCCAGTGCCTGTCTGGGTGAAGCCAATCTGGACATGATGCGCGACTGCATCCGCCTGGATCGCGACTGCGCCGACGCCTGTTGCCTGGCCGCCACCTTCATGCAACGCAACAGCGACCGCATCGCCGAAGCCTGTGCCCTGTGCCTGGCCACTTGCCGCGCCTGCGCCGCCGAGTGCGGCAAGCACAAGGCCGAGCACTGTCAGGCCTGTGCCCGGGCCTGCGAAGCCTGCGCCGAGGCCTGTGCGGCCATGGCCGCCTGA
- the bluB gene encoding 5,6-dimethylbenzimidazole synthase, with protein sequence MTTTPYTPAERAAVYRAIAERRDMRHFCGGEVSPEQLTRLLGAAHQAPSVGLMQPWRFLRISDPALRQRLHELVEEERCATAEALGERSDEFMKLKVQGILDCAEVLVAALMDGRETHIFGRRTLPEMDLASLSCAIQNLWLAARCEGLGMGWVSLFEPEAVRNLLEMPEGSQPAAILCLGPVEAFYERPMLEEEGWRQGRPLDELVFENRWGQKP encoded by the coding sequence GTGACCACGACGCCCTATACCCCCGCCGAACGAGCCGCCGTCTACCGTGCCATCGCCGAACGCCGCGACATGCGGCATTTCTGCGGTGGCGAGGTGTCCCCCGAACAACTGACCCGCCTGCTGGGCGCGGCCCACCAGGCGCCCAGCGTCGGGCTGATGCAGCCCTGGCGCTTCCTGCGTATCAGCGATCCCGCCTTGCGCCAGCGTCTGCACGAGTTGGTGGAAGAGGAGCGCTGCGCCACCGCCGAAGCTCTCGGCGAGCGCAGCGACGAGTTCATGAAACTCAAGGTGCAGGGCATCCTCGACTGCGCCGAGGTGCTGGTGGCGGCGCTCATGGACGGCCGTGAAACCCACATCTTCGGGCGGCGTACCTTGCCGGAGATGGACCTGGCTTCGTTGTCCTGCGCCATCCAGAATCTCTGGCTGGCGGCGCGCTGCGAAGGCCTGGGCATGGGCTGGGTGTCGCTGTTCGAACCGGAAGCCGTGCGCAACCTGCTGGAGATGCCCGAGGGCTCGCAGCCGGCTGCCATCCTCTGCCTCGGGCCCGTCGAAGCCTTCTACGAGCGCCCCATGCTGGAAGAAGAGGGCTGGCGCCAGGGGCGACCGCTGGACGAGCTGGTCTTCGAGAATCGCTGGGGCCAGAAGCCATGA
- a CDS encoding YggL family protein yields MTDTNQDPRLSRMKRRLRKKQYLGEFQELAFEIKVSFKSELSEDDLDTFLGDFIDYVEERKLDYIGGFDNAWVEGTIMANKRYTSPTAEDRTALLDWLKARAEVGEANASELHDAWHHDGEV; encoded by the coding sequence ATGACCGATACCAACCAAGATCCCCGTTTGAGCCGCATGAAGCGTCGCCTGCGCAAGAAGCAGTACCTGGGCGAATTCCAGGAACTGGCCTTCGAAATCAAGGTGAGCTTCAAGAGCGAACTCAGCGAAGACGATCTGGACACCTTCCTCGGCGACTTCATCGACTACGTCGAAGAGCGCAAGCTGGACTACATCGGCGGCTTCGACAACGCCTGGGTCGAAGGCACCATCATGGCCAACAAGCGCTACACCTCGCCCACCGCGGAAGATCGCACCGCGCTGCTGGATTGGCTAAAAGCCCGCGCCGAAGTCGGCGAAGCCAATGCCTCCGAGCTGCATGACGCCTGGCATCACGACGGCGAAGTCTGA
- a CDS encoding xanthine dehydrogenase family protein molybdopterin-binding subunit, protein MTLSRRTFLGGSAVLLLGFSLQRPIRAQVLQAPVDLAGLAKTLDERQLDAWLAVDAEGQVTVYSGKVELGTGVSTALRQIVAEELCVAFAATRLIQGDTRLTPDQGITAGSKSLQVGGAQLRKAAASARQFLFLEGARRLGLDLAVVDTVDGRVVYRGDPTGRFVSYGELVGGRPLGRLVNQGVRTRAVKDYRLVGTSVPREDIPAKLFGSFAYVHDLRLPGMLHGCVVRPPCTGSARLAGVSIRGIDASALPAGAQLVYEGAFVAVLAEQPWLARQGAAALKVEWNLVPDLPLPGELYDHLQAKAGPAEVQQEAGDVELELQQAAQRLEAEYRWPYQNHDSIGPSCAVADVSADGATVWSGTQGVYQLRAALAELLKLPADSIHVIYQQASGCYGHNGADDAAADAALLSKLCGRPVRVQWSRADEHGWNPKGPAMLMRLAGGLSETGDLLVWRFANWTPTHLTRPNGQTGAAALLAGQLAYSLPLKGGRGGGNRNAPLDYDLVNIQVATHWLEAGDSPLRPSALRALGAVGNTFANESFMDELALAAGVDPLEFRLRYLQDPRARAVLQAATTKAGWQPPLARTGSWDGSLVSGQGMAFLRYENENAYVAAVVEVAVSRTTGVRVTRITVAHDCGLIVNPDGLRNQLEGCVVQGIARTLKQAVRFDQQGVTSLEWGAYPPLTFDELPELELELLDRPEQPAVGAGEATTAAIPAAIANAVAAATGLRLREVPLTRERLREALAARG, encoded by the coding sequence ATGACGCTGTCGCGACGCACCTTTCTCGGCGGCAGCGCGGTGTTGTTGCTGGGCTTCAGCCTGCAGCGACCGATCAGGGCCCAGGTGCTGCAGGCGCCCGTCGACCTGGCCGGCCTGGCCAAGACCCTCGATGAGCGACAACTGGATGCCTGGCTGGCGGTGGACGCCGAGGGCCAGGTCACGGTCTACAGCGGCAAGGTGGAATTGGGCACGGGCGTCAGCACGGCGCTGCGCCAGATAGTCGCCGAGGAACTGTGCGTGGCCTTTGCCGCCACCCGGTTGATCCAGGGTGATACCCGGCTGACTCCCGACCAGGGCATCACCGCCGGCAGCAAGAGTCTGCAGGTGGGCGGCGCGCAATTACGCAAGGCCGCCGCCAGTGCCCGGCAGTTCCTGTTCCTGGAAGGGGCGCGACGCCTGGGGCTGGATCTGGCGGTGGTAGACACGGTCGATGGCCGTGTGGTGTATCGCGGCGATCCCACCGGGCGTTTCGTCAGCTATGGCGAGCTGGTCGGCGGGCGACCACTGGGACGGCTGGTCAACCAGGGCGTGCGGACCCGGGCGGTCAAGGATTATCGCCTGGTCGGCACCTCGGTGCCGCGGGAAGACATCCCGGCCAAGCTGTTCGGTAGCTTCGCCTATGTCCACGACCTGCGCCTGCCCGGGATGCTGCACGGCTGCGTGGTGCGGCCGCCCTGTACCGGCTCGGCGCGGCTGGCCGGGGTGAGCATCCGTGGCATCGATGCCAGCGCGCTGCCCGCTGGAGCGCAGCTGGTGTACGAGGGCGCCTTCGTCGCGGTGCTGGCGGAGCAGCCGTGGCTGGCTCGGCAAGGAGCGGCGGCGTTGAAGGTCGAGTGGAACCTTGTGCCGGACCTGCCGTTGCCCGGCGAACTCTATGACCACCTGCAAGCCAAGGCCGGACCGGCCGAGGTGCAGCAGGAGGCGGGCGACGTCGAGCTGGAATTGCAACAGGCGGCGCAGCGGCTGGAAGCCGAGTACCGCTGGCCCTACCAGAATCACGACTCCATCGGCCCCTCCTGCGCGGTGGCCGACGTAAGTGCGGATGGCGCCACCGTCTGGAGTGGCACCCAGGGTGTCTATCAGCTACGCGCTGCCTTGGCGGAGTTGTTGAAACTGCCGGCAGACAGCATCCACGTCATCTACCAGCAGGCGTCCGGGTGCTATGGCCACAACGGCGCCGACGACGCGGCGGCCGATGCGGCGCTGCTGTCCAAGCTGTGCGGCCGACCGGTGCGGGTGCAATGGAGCCGGGCCGACGAGCACGGCTGGAATCCCAAGGGCCCGGCGATGCTCATGCGCCTGGCGGGTGGTCTGAGCGAAACCGGCGATCTGCTCGTCTGGCGCTTCGCCAACTGGACGCCGACCCATTTGACCCGCCCCAATGGCCAGACCGGCGCTGCGGCCCTGCTCGCCGGGCAACTGGCCTATAGCCTGCCGCTCAAGGGTGGTCGCGGTGGCGGCAATCGCAATGCGCCGCTGGATTACGACCTGGTCAATATCCAGGTAGCGACCCACTGGCTGGAGGCGGGTGATTCGCCGCTGCGACCCTCGGCGCTGAGGGCCCTGGGCGCGGTCGGCAATACCTTCGCCAACGAATCCTTCATGGATGAGCTGGCGCTGGCGGCGGGTGTCGATCCGCTGGAATTCCGCCTGCGCTACCTGCAGGACCCCAGGGCGCGGGCGGTGCTACAGGCCGCCACGACCAAGGCCGGCTGGCAACCTCCGCTGGCGCGCACGGGCAGCTGGGATGGCAGTCTCGTGAGCGGGCAGGGCATGGCCTTTCTACGCTATGAAAACGAGAACGCCTATGTGGCTGCCGTGGTCGAGGTGGCGGTGAGCCGGACGACGGGTGTGCGGGTCACCCGGATAACCGTGGCGCACGATTGCGGCTTGATCGTGAATCCCGATGGGCTGCGTAATCAGCTGGAAGGCTGTGTGGTGCAGGGGATCGCCCGTACGCTCAAGCAGGCGGTGCGCTTCGATCAGCAGGGGGTGACCAGCCTGGAGTGGGGCGCCTATCCGCCGCTGACCTTCGACGAACTGCCGGAACTGGAGCTGGAATTGCTCGACCGCCCGGAACAGCCTGCGGTGGGTGCCGGGGAGGCCACCACGGCGGCCATTCCCGCGGCCATCGCCAATGCCGTGGCCGCGGCGACCGGCTTGCGCCTACGCGAGGTGCCCCTGACCCGCGAGCGGCTGCGCGAGGCGCTGGCCGCTCGGGGCTAG
- a CDS encoding metallophosphoesterase family protein — MTTLLQISDTHFGTEQPAVVAALEAHVREHGADVLILSGDITQRARREQFAAAKIFVERLESYGIPRTLVIPGNHDLPLYNVFARFLTPYGNYRRHFGQDLEPSFENDELLLVGLNTTAPRRHKDGAVSLEQIERVAERLHRAGPGKLRIVIAHQPFGALELSDLSNLQHNADQALATWADAGLDLVMGGHIHLPYVLPLSRQYPTLPREVWIVQAGTALSSRVRGTSPNSFNRLLVGEGAEKTVDVERWDFQGDRFVIGERHELRWQAAQDALAAT; from the coding sequence ATGACGACCCTTCTGCAAATCTCCGATACCCACTTCGGCACCGAGCAACCCGCCGTGGTCGCGGCCCTGGAAGCCCATGTCCGCGAACACGGCGCCGATGTCCTCATCCTCTCCGGAGACATCACCCAGCGCGCCCGCCGCGAGCAATTCGCCGCCGCCAAGATCTTCGTCGAACGCCTGGAAAGCTACGGCATTCCCCGCACCCTGGTGATCCCGGGCAATCACGACCTGCCGCTGTACAATGTCTTCGCCCGCTTCCTTACGCCCTATGGCAACTATCGTCGCCATTTCGGCCAGGACCTCGAGCCCAGTTTCGAGAACGACGAGTTGCTGCTGGTCGGCCTCAACACCACCGCCCCCCGGCGCCACAAGGATGGCGCGGTGAGTCTCGAGCAGATCGAGCGCGTGGCCGAACGCCTGCACCGCGCCGGCCCTGGCAAGCTGCGCATCGTCATCGCCCATCAGCCCTTCGGCGCCCTCGAACTCAGCGACCTGAGCAACCTGCAGCACAACGCCGACCAAGCCCTGGCCACCTGGGCCGATGCGGGGCTGGACCTGGTGATGGGTGGCCATATCCATCTGCCCTATGTGCTGCCCCTGAGTCGGCAATATCCCACCTTGCCCCGCGAGGTCTGGATCGTCCAGGCCGGTACCGCCCTCTCCTCCCGGGTTCGCGGCACTTCACCCAATTCCTTCAATCGGCTGTTGGTCGGCGAAGGCGCGGAAAAGACCGTGGATGTGGAGCGCTGGGATTTTCAGGGCGATCGCTTCGTGATCGGCGAACGCCATGAATTGCGCTGGCAAGCAGCCCAGGACGCCCTGGCAGCGACCTGA
- the cobO gene encoding cob(I)yrinic acid a,c-diamide adenosyltransferase, with product MTDTPDTASPERDERHRARMVRKKAVIDARIAEAQDERGLLLVHTGIGKGKSSSAFGMAARALGHGMKVGVVQFIKGRRDTGEQLFFKRFPDEVRYHVMGEGFTWDTQDRARDLQSAAAAWAVAVELLRDPAIGLVLLDELNIAFKHGYLDVDQVLADLAERPAHQHVVVTGRGAPPALIEAADTVTDMSLVKHAFQAGVRAQQGIEW from the coding sequence ATGACCGACACCCCCGATACCGCCAGCCCCGAGCGCGACGAGCGCCATCGCGCGCGCATGGTGCGCAAGAAGGCGGTGATCGATGCCCGCATCGCCGAAGCCCAGGACGAGCGTGGCCTGCTGCTGGTGCATACCGGCATCGGCAAGGGCAAGAGCAGCTCCGCCTTCGGCATGGCGGCACGCGCCCTCGGCCACGGCATGAAGGTGGGCGTGGTGCAGTTCATCAAGGGGCGCCGCGACACCGGCGAACAACTCTTCTTCAAGCGCTTTCCCGACGAGGTGCGTTACCACGTCATGGGCGAAGGCTTCACCTGGGACACCCAGGATCGCGCCCGCGACCTGCAATCGGCCGCCGCGGCCTGGGCGGTGGCGGTGGAGCTGTTGCGCGATCCGGCCATCGGCCTGGTGCTGCTGGACGAACTCAACATCGCCTTCAAGCACGGCTACCTGGACGTCGACCAGGTGCTGGCCGATCTGGCCGAGCGCCCGGCCCACCAGCACGTGGTGGTGACCGGTCGCGGCGCGCCGCCGGCGCTGATCGAAGCTGCCGACACCGTGACCGACATGAGCCTGGTCAAGCATGCCTTCCAGGCCGGCGTCCGCGCCCAGCAGGGTATCGAATGGTAG
- a CDS encoding cobyrinate a,c-diamide synthase, with product MVGQARHCPALLIAAPASGQGKTSVTAALARLHARQGRRVRVFKCGPDFLDPMILARASGAPVYQLDLWMIGEAESRRLLWEAAGEADLILIEGVMGLFDGQPSAADLAERFGVPVLGVIDAAGLAQTFGALAYGLAHYRPSLPFAGVLANRSGSPRQTQLIRGSLPDGMTFFGSLPRDAGIELPSRHLGLIQADEVTDLDRRLDAAADALAASSDIELPPPVVFAAPEPTSVEPLLAGVRIGVARDAALAFIYQANLDLLRALGAELSFFSVLADSQLPEVDSLYLPGGYPELHLQALSNNLGMRAAIRAHHAAGKPILAECGGMLYLLDELTDKGGESAAMLGLLPGSARMQARLTALALQSVEFAQGRLRGHTYHHSALESPETPWARGLCPNGKAVAEAVYRDGRLTASYIHFYMPSAPAAAAAMLKP from the coding sequence ATGGTAGGCCAGGCGCGGCATTGCCCGGCGCTGCTGATCGCTGCGCCGGCTTCCGGCCAGGGCAAGACCAGCGTCACCGCGGCGCTGGCCCGCCTGCATGCGCGGCAGGGCCGGCGGGTGCGGGTGTTCAAGTGCGGTCCGGATTTCCTCGACCCCATGATCCTCGCCCGCGCCAGTGGCGCGCCGGTCTATCAGCTCGATCTGTGGATGATCGGCGAGGCCGAGAGCCGGCGGCTGCTGTGGGAAGCGGCGGGAGAGGCCGATCTGATCCTCATCGAAGGCGTCATGGGCCTGTTCGACGGCCAGCCTTCGGCGGCGGACCTGGCCGAGCGCTTCGGCGTGCCGGTGCTGGGGGTGATCGACGCTGCCGGCCTGGCGCAGACCTTTGGCGCCCTGGCCTATGGCCTGGCCCACTATCGCCCGAGCCTGCCCTTTGCCGGGGTGTTGGCCAATCGCAGTGGCAGTCCGCGGCAGACCCAGTTGATCCGTGGCAGCTTGCCGGATGGGATGACCTTCTTCGGCAGCCTGCCGCGCGATGCCGGTATCGAGCTGCCCAGTCGCCACCTGGGGCTGATCCAGGCCGACGAGGTCACCGACCTGGATCGCCGTCTCGACGCCGCCGCCGATGCCCTGGCGGCAAGTTCCGACATCGAGCTGCCACCTCCGGTGGTTTTCGCCGCACCGGAGCCGACGTCCGTCGAGCCCTTGCTGGCCGGGGTGCGCATCGGCGTGGCCCGGGATGCGGCCCTGGCCTTTATCTACCAGGCCAACCTGGATCTCTTGCGCGCCCTGGGCGCCGAGCTCTCTTTCTTTTCCGTACTCGCCGATAGCCAACTGCCCGAGGTGGATAGCCTCTACCTGCCGGGCGGCTATCCCGAGCTGCACCTGCAGGCGCTGTCGAACAACCTCGGCATGCGTGCGGCCATTCGCGCCCACCATGCCGCCGGCAAGCCGATCCTCGCCGAATGCGGCGGCATGCTCTATCTGCTCGACGAATTGACCGACAAGGGCGGTGAATCGGCCGCCATGCTCGGACTCCTGCCGGGCAGTGCGCGGATGCAGGCGCGGCTGACCGCCCTGGCGCTGCAATCGGTCGAGTTCGCCCAGGGCAGGCTACGCGGCCATACCTATCACCATTCCGCCCTGGAGTCGCCCGAGACGCCCTGGGCGCGCGGCCTGTGCCCCAATGGCAAGGCGGTCGCCGAGGCGGTGTACCGCGACGGTCGTCTGACCGCCAGCTATATTCATTTCTACATGCCGTCGGCACCCGCCGCGGCCGCCGCGATGCTTAAACCGTGA
- a CDS encoding DedA family protein — MESLTQSLLGFIETHQAWAPLIVGLLAFGESLVLLGVFIPATALMLVVGGLAGSGVLAPVPLVLAAIIGAIVGDICSYIIGRWLGPSIVHRPPFRRYRKQVAKTRLFFRRYGFFAVFGGRFLTMIRNTVPLVAGMMAMNQLRFQSANVLSAIVWAPLMMGPGYLAAKGANHFSFAGNEALWIGAGVVALLGAGGVLFFKQRLRRA, encoded by the coding sequence ATGGAATCCTTGACTCAATCATTGCTTGGCTTCATCGAAACCCACCAGGCCTGGGCGCCGTTGATCGTCGGCCTGCTCGCCTTCGGCGAGTCCCTGGTGTTGCTCGGCGTCTTCATCCCGGCCACCGCGCTGATGCTGGTGGTCGGCGGTCTGGCTGGCTCGGGTGTGCTGGCCCCGGTGCCGCTGGTCCTGGCGGCCATCATTGGCGCCATCGTCGGCGACATCTGCTCCTATATCATCGGGCGCTGGCTCGGTCCCAGCATCGTCCATCGGCCGCCCTTCCGCCGCTATCGCAAGCAGGTGGCCAAGACCCGGCTGTTCTTCCGCCGCTACGGCTTCTTCGCGGTGTTCGGCGGTCGCTTCCTGACCATGATCCGCAACACCGTGCCCCTGGTGGCCGGGATGATGGCCATGAACCAGCTGCGCTTCCAATCGGCCAACGTGCTCTCCGCCATCGTCTGGGCACCGCTGATGATGGGTCCGGGGTACCTGGCGGCCAAGGGCGCCAACCACTTCAGCTTCGCCGGCAACGAGGCGCTGTGGATCGGTGCTGGGGTGGTGGCCCTGCTGGGTGCGGGTGGCGTGCTGTTCTTCAAGCAGCGCCTGAGACGCGCCTGA